From the Opitutus sp. ER46 genome, one window contains:
- a CDS encoding family 78 glycoside hydrolase catalytic domain, translated as MLPLPFVQRASWIWSAEGTHAVAGAAGSPSHYQVRLFRRRFEVAERPAQALVHVTADSRYLFFCNGERVGRGPAKGDVQHHFYETYDLAPHLVAGANVLAALVLDMSRVAHRPTGLGAPCSVMTDAGGFLLEGEVPGGERLDTGLPGWKVRADRAYRFHNDGTRFEGYHGYFEHRTAAEWSPTWMQVQEDDRAWAEATVLYRAERREERRDPTSPYGLVPRMIPPLEEGAPQRFAAVFAPGGAAAPAGWAELLGEGAALRVPPQSKRQVILDVGAMTTAYPRLTVAGGRGAEIRLTYAEALRLPWSTPGATLFGRQQSLANLASHFADESTGWTHDRRGLISGWSDRWEPTGVAETWEPLHWRAFRFVGVEITTGTEPLELRELGHRFTAYPVTAQGSFACSDPRLEAIWRTGLHTMRLCAHETFEDCPHYEQMQYAGDTMITSKLVMLTGGDYALTRQALHHFDWSRLPEGLTQSRYPSRLTQVIPSWSLHWITAVRDYAYCAGDLDTVRTLLPGMQAVLDWFRRHGDADGLPARLPFWNITDWCADWPRGVVPGADTGATCIIGAQFIVALDEVADLCRWLGERGLHRRLKREADRLRLALHRRFWSETEGLYFDQSEHTTLSQYGNAWAVLCGAAGEQQRARMMERFPQDPRLARGSFFCWHAVFRALRLAGKYDRMPEFLGPWHETVGYGLDTFVEENSYWRSLCHAWSAHPALEFITGVLGVSPLAPGFAEIEVAPHGCGLSHAAGTVCTPRGPVRVQWRREAGRFGLRIEAPKDTRVRVVLPNGARRQFRRGHFAQEVELP; from the coding sequence ATGTTACCCCTTCCGTTCGTTCAGCGTGCCTCCTGGATTTGGTCCGCGGAGGGGACGCATGCCGTGGCCGGAGCGGCGGGGTCGCCTTCGCATTATCAGGTGCGGCTTTTCCGGCGGCGTTTCGAGGTGGCGGAGCGCCCGGCGCAGGCGCTGGTGCATGTGACCGCGGACAGCCGGTATCTGTTTTTCTGCAACGGCGAGCGGGTGGGGCGCGGGCCGGCCAAGGGCGACGTGCAGCATCACTTTTACGAGACGTACGACCTCGCGCCGCATCTGGTGGCCGGGGCGAACGTGCTGGCGGCGCTGGTGCTGGACATGTCGCGGGTGGCGCACCGGCCGACCGGCTTGGGCGCGCCGTGTTCGGTGATGACCGACGCGGGCGGGTTCCTGCTCGAGGGCGAAGTGCCGGGGGGCGAGCGCCTCGACACCGGGCTGCCGGGTTGGAAGGTGCGCGCGGATCGGGCGTATCGGTTTCACAACGACGGCACGCGCTTCGAAGGCTACCACGGCTATTTCGAGCACCGGACGGCGGCGGAATGGTCGCCAACCTGGATGCAGGTGCAGGAAGACGACCGCGCGTGGGCGGAGGCGACGGTGCTTTACCGGGCGGAGCGGCGGGAGGAACGGCGTGATCCGACGAGCCCCTACGGGCTGGTGCCGCGGATGATTCCGCCGCTGGAGGAAGGCGCGCCGCAGCGGTTCGCGGCGGTCTTTGCGCCCGGAGGCGCGGCAGCCCCGGCGGGCTGGGCGGAACTGCTGGGGGAGGGGGCAGCCCTGCGCGTGCCCCCGCAGAGCAAGCGGCAGGTCATCCTGGATGTCGGCGCCATGACGACCGCGTATCCACGACTCACGGTGGCCGGCGGCCGAGGGGCGGAGATTCGCCTGACGTATGCGGAGGCGCTGCGGCTGCCGTGGTCGACGCCCGGCGCGACGCTCTTCGGCCGGCAGCAGTCGCTGGCGAATCTCGCCTCGCATTTCGCCGATGAGTCGACCGGCTGGACGCATGACCGGCGCGGCCTGATCTCCGGCTGGTCGGACCGCTGGGAACCGACGGGGGTCGCGGAGACGTGGGAGCCGCTGCACTGGCGGGCGTTTCGCTTTGTGGGCGTCGAGATCACGACGGGCACCGAGCCGCTCGAGCTCCGGGAGCTGGGGCATCGATTCACCGCGTACCCGGTGACGGCCCAGGGGAGCTTCGCGTGTTCCGACCCCCGGCTGGAGGCGATCTGGCGCACGGGGCTGCACACGATGCGGCTGTGCGCGCACGAGACCTTCGAGGACTGTCCGCATTACGAGCAGATGCAGTATGCCGGGGACACGATGATCACCTCCAAGCTGGTGATGCTGACCGGCGGCGACTACGCGCTGACCCGGCAGGCGCTGCACCACTTCGACTGGTCACGGCTGCCGGAGGGGCTGACCCAGAGTCGTTATCCCTCGCGGCTCACGCAGGTGATTCCCTCGTGGTCGCTGCACTGGATCACCGCGGTCCGCGACTACGCCTATTGTGCGGGAGACCTGGATACGGTCCGCACGCTGCTCCCCGGGATGCAGGCGGTGCTGGACTGGTTCCGGCGCCACGGGGACGCGGATGGGCTGCCGGCGCGGCTGCCGTTCTGGAATATCACCGACTGGTGCGCGGACTGGCCGCGGGGCGTGGTGCCGGGGGCGGACACCGGCGCGACCTGCATCATCGGCGCGCAGTTCATCGTCGCCCTCGACGAAGTGGCCGACCTGTGCCGCTGGCTGGGCGAGCGCGGACTCCACCGCCGGCTGAAACGCGAGGCGGACCGACTGCGGCTCGCGTTGCACCGCCGCTTCTGGTCCGAGACCGAGGGACTCTACTTCGACCAGTCGGAGCACACGACGCTCAGCCAGTACGGCAACGCGTGGGCGGTGCTGTGCGGCGCCGCGGGGGAGCAGCAGCGCGCGCGGATGATGGAGCGGTTCCCGCAGGATCCGCGGCTGGCGCGGGGCTCGTTCTTCTGCTGGCACGCGGTGTTCCGGGCGCTGCGCCTGGCCGGCAAGTACGACCGCATGCCGGAGTTCCTCGGGCCGTGGCATGAGACCGTCGGGTACGGCCTGGATACGTTCGTCGAGGAGAACAGCTACTGGCGTTCGCTTTGCCACGCGTGGAGTGCGCACCCGGCGCTCGAGTTCATCACGGGCGTGCTGGGGGTGAGCCCGCTGGCGCCCGGCTTCGCCGAAATCGAAGTGGCGCCGCATGGCTGCGGGCTCAGCCACGCCGCCGGAACCGTGTGTACACCCCGTGGGCCGGTGCGCGTGCAGTGGCGGCGCGAGGCGGGAAGATTCGGCCTTCGCATCGAGGCGCCGAAGGACACGCGGGTGCGGGTGGTGCTGCCGAACGGGGCCCGGCGCCAGTTCCGGCGCGGGCACTTCGCCCAGGAGGTCGAACTGCCATGA
- a CDS encoding TonB-dependent receptor plug domain-containing protein produces the protein MNTTERPATGLFRNILTAGIVACMTVGTVSAQSAEPDVRQLQQENAALRKQLAELNARLGALAQPAPASTPAAASTGPAPRTVTTVSAPETAATTKLDDDTIMLSPFEVKSEKDRGYLKTNAVTATRIGAEIQNIPMNISVMSSDFIQDTGLQTITDILRYTASGSGDSRFAMRVPTNSATPQGTFTMRGFTVNSLLRNGVNRYVSHNFDNVERVEIVKGPAAVFFGQGYPGGVINYITKKPDFAKTFGSISYQIDDNGGDKATLDQNLALNRRAAMRVVGAWTDFTGDRRHEFRRGFNVTPSVTLVPFDSGKLKVNLEFEYLQEKFNENDGAWTWPQGWFDAYQNPSAALIAAAGVADAAAYKTRIFNNVTNYINDLRKSTNDYTMAIYTKDVIKPYGYWTNLSGKRIEDQAFNYTNSGAFTSNEVKTFTATVDLAPVSWMDARYVLTNDNSRFDNVSGTLAPNADGITFNWNPASSASAGYYRRQTDHQLDLIFKKDIWGTKQKLLIGGQHNRTFQQYMASAGVVYYAVPGYNYPSAPVNNVPNPTGTNGMVLINQVLRDRTGTVLTATEVYSKWDPAIHPTPPLSKLHPINRNLLDGYKPENESFYVNWQGQFFKDRLTTIAGYRKESSTGYGQFLTANEPWFITPPDAYLHQDVYPTNVYNYSASYAGDPENFRTRKGDSWMGGASFQIRPGLSVYASVSKTFKINSGLAGGFDELTLDQLLTDALTKNGGSFNYRGTTVTSVASGREALAKNGAFDAIPNESGMNYEIGVKTSLWDEKLVSTFSLFRGIRKNQKLDDSQKISSDPLNYSTTMFDSTSAFYGSTKRNFRWRTVGLKNQIEGAEFDMIWSPNRNYQAVINGAWLWYAQTVDYPVYPQPGTEKFNAATATNQALYRMYYDNRIENVPEFRLNVFNKYTFTDTVVRGLALALGARYSSETVYSRTFDWNPDRGGFMAGDFLVFDASVSYPWKALGYNLTTSLNIQNLTDKVYYEGTYVPANPRTWQLRTTLHF, from the coding sequence ATGAACACCACTGAGCGTCCAGCCACTGGCCTCTTCAGGAATATCCTGACGGCCGGTATCGTGGCTTGCATGACGGTCGGCACGGTCTCGGCGCAATCCGCCGAGCCTGACGTCCGCCAGCTTCAGCAGGAGAACGCCGCGCTGCGTAAGCAGCTCGCGGAATTGAACGCGCGCCTCGGCGCCCTCGCCCAACCCGCCCCCGCCTCCACCCCCGCTGCCGCCAGCACCGGCCCGGCCCCGCGGACGGTCACCACCGTCTCGGCCCCGGAGACGGCCGCCACCACCAAGCTGGACGACGACACGATCATGCTGTCGCCCTTCGAGGTGAAGAGTGAGAAGGACCGCGGTTACCTGAAGACCAATGCCGTCACCGCGACGCGCATCGGCGCCGAAATCCAGAACATCCCGATGAACATTTCGGTGATGAGCTCGGACTTCATCCAGGACACCGGCCTCCAGACGATCACCGACATCCTCCGCTACACGGCGTCGGGTTCCGGTGACTCGCGCTTCGCCATGCGCGTGCCGACCAATTCGGCCACGCCTCAGGGCACGTTCACGATGCGCGGCTTCACGGTGAATTCGCTCCTGCGTAACGGCGTCAACCGCTACGTCTCTCATAATTTCGACAACGTGGAGCGCGTCGAAATCGTCAAGGGTCCCGCCGCCGTCTTCTTCGGCCAGGGTTACCCCGGCGGCGTCATCAACTACATCACCAAGAAGCCTGACTTCGCCAAGACGTTCGGCTCTATCAGCTATCAGATCGATGACAACGGCGGCGACAAGGCCACCCTCGACCAGAATCTCGCCCTCAATCGCCGCGCGGCCATGCGCGTCGTCGGCGCCTGGACCGACTTCACCGGCGACCGCCGGCACGAGTTCCGCCGCGGCTTCAATGTCACGCCCAGCGTCACGCTCGTGCCGTTCGACAGTGGCAAGCTGAAGGTCAACCTCGAGTTCGAGTACCTGCAGGAAAAGTTCAACGAGAACGACGGCGCGTGGACTTGGCCGCAGGGCTGGTTCGACGCCTATCAGAATCCCAGCGCGGCACTCATCGCTGCTGCTGGAGTCGCCGACGCGGCCGCGTACAAGACCCGTATCTTCAATAACGTCACGAACTACATCAACGACCTCCGCAAGTCGACGAACGACTATACGATGGCGATCTATACCAAGGACGTCATCAAGCCCTACGGCTATTGGACCAATCTCAGTGGCAAACGCATCGAAGACCAGGCGTTCAACTACACGAACTCCGGCGCCTTCACCAGCAACGAGGTCAAGACGTTCACTGCGACGGTCGACCTGGCGCCGGTTTCCTGGATGGACGCCCGGTACGTCCTCACCAACGACAACAGCCGGTTTGACAACGTCAGCGGCACGCTCGCACCCAATGCCGACGGCATCACGTTCAACTGGAATCCCGCTTCCAGCGCGTCCGCCGGCTACTATCGCCGCCAGACGGACCATCAGCTCGATCTGATCTTCAAGAAGGACATCTGGGGCACCAAGCAGAAGCTCCTCATCGGCGGCCAGCACAACCGCACCTTCCAGCAGTACATGGCCTCCGCCGGCGTGGTTTACTACGCCGTCCCCGGTTACAACTATCCTTCCGCCCCCGTTAACAACGTGCCCAATCCGACCGGCACGAACGGCATGGTGCTCATCAACCAGGTGCTCCGTGACCGCACCGGCACGGTTCTCACCGCGACCGAAGTTTACTCGAAGTGGGATCCGGCCATCCACCCCACGCCCCCGCTGAGCAAGCTGCACCCGATCAACCGCAACCTGCTCGACGGCTACAAACCCGAAAACGAGTCCTTCTACGTCAATTGGCAGGGGCAGTTCTTCAAGGACCGGCTCACCACCATTGCCGGCTATCGCAAGGAATCCAGCACCGGCTACGGCCAGTTCCTCACCGCCAATGAGCCGTGGTTCATCACGCCGCCGGATGCGTATCTGCACCAGGACGTCTATCCGACGAACGTGTACAACTACTCCGCCAGCTATGCGGGCGATCCGGAGAACTTCCGCACCCGCAAGGGCGACTCCTGGATGGGCGGCGCCTCGTTCCAGATTCGCCCAGGTCTGTCCGTTTACGCCAGCGTCTCGAAGACGTTCAAGATCAACTCCGGCCTGGCCGGCGGCTTCGATGAACTCACCCTCGACCAACTGCTGACGGACGCGCTCACCAAAAATGGCGGCTCGTTTAACTACCGTGGCACCACGGTGACCAGCGTCGCCTCCGGCCGCGAGGCCCTGGCCAAGAACGGCGCCTTCGACGCCATTCCCAATGAGTCCGGCATGAATTACGAAATCGGCGTCAAGACCTCGCTGTGGGACGAGAAACTCGTGTCCACCTTCTCGCTCTTCCGCGGCATCCGGAAGAACCAGAAGCTCGACGACAGCCAGAAGATCTCCTCGGACCCGCTAAACTACTCGACCACGATGTTCGACTCGACGTCGGCCTTCTACGGTTCCACGAAGCGCAACTTCCGCTGGCGTACGGTCGGTCTGAAGAACCAGATTGAAGGCGCCGAGTTCGACATGATCTGGTCTCCGAACCGCAACTACCAGGCCGTCATCAACGGCGCTTGGCTGTGGTACGCCCAAACCGTGGATTATCCGGTCTATCCGCAGCCGGGCACCGAGAAGTTCAATGCCGCCACCGCGACCAACCAGGCACTGTATCGGATGTACTATGACAACCGCATCGAGAACGTCCCGGAGTTCCGGCTCAATGTGTTCAACAAGTACACCTTCACCGACACGGTTGTGCGCGGCCTCGCCCTCGCCCTCGGCGCGCGCTACTCGTCGGAGACGGTCTATTCCCGCACGTTCGACTGGAATCCGGACCGCGGCGGCTTCATGGCCGGCGACTTCCTGGTGTTCGACGCCAGCGTCTCCTATCCCTGGAAGGCCCTCGGCTACAACCTGACCACGTCCCTCAATATCCAGAACCTGACCGACAAGGTTTACTACGAGGGCACGTACGTCCCGGCCAACCCGCGGACCTGGCAGCTGCGCACCACGCTCCACTTCTGA
- a CDS encoding GxGYxYP domain-containing protein: MKRLLSLLALCLLAAPLRAQHLAPRQLERAPASATLIPLSENWRLDGDVPVHALLISLQGLANRGDARLYLEYPKNWQWEIVHPLIGFLAKRHGVKWDRLAVDDADTALSRFARYAKGCVVWDKQVRSSLIVAFTIAGVEDLVVVNEDLLPLAQKHGLKPVVDLRGKFTGQPDHQIYQWAYDQYFARCSRHYYVVMGGESGAQMQPGIADFGIQQRAFFSDLSANPKHVEEIALLKKILSQQKPASVVLGWHSYAKDTEGQHTTLVGNYGLIMEGLHNLPNVSFTSQIPLTPDFKFTNNHHVKPDEKLVAENKVYVCAVSTDSIGIGTWTKPGRGKVPYTWQVMMNWTWMNPPALQFFYEDKSPNDYFIGGLSGPGYMYPKAIPADKFPALMQFGAKLMQQLDLRVLEIMDYSEGNRHIGNTDLPKEVVDRYYEQYPNAIGFINGYGTARTFDLRHGVPFISYDYYLAVDRSIEEATADIEELIQLNDQRPYFLLMHVRESNTIEKVANIFSRLSERVEVVPMDVFLKLAASRKTYETNFQKPNDPISRNP; the protein is encoded by the coding sequence ATGAAGCGCCTCCTTTCCCTCCTCGCCCTCTGCCTGCTCGCCGCCCCGCTGCGCGCGCAGCATCTCGCCCCGCGCCAGCTCGAGCGGGCCCCCGCGTCCGCCACGCTCATTCCCCTCTCGGAAAACTGGCGGCTCGACGGCGATGTCCCCGTCCACGCCCTCCTCATCTCCCTCCAGGGCCTCGCCAACCGCGGCGACGCCCGTCTCTACCTCGAATACCCGAAGAACTGGCAATGGGAGATCGTTCACCCGCTCATTGGTTTCCTCGCCAAACGCCACGGCGTGAAATGGGACCGCCTCGCCGTCGATGACGCCGACACCGCTCTCTCCCGTTTTGCCCGCTACGCCAAGGGCTGCGTCGTCTGGGACAAACAGGTCCGCTCCTCTCTCATCGTCGCCTTCACCATCGCCGGCGTCGAAGACCTCGTCGTCGTCAACGAGGACCTCCTCCCGCTCGCGCAAAAGCACGGGCTCAAACCCGTCGTCGACCTGCGCGGCAAGTTCACCGGCCAGCCCGATCACCAAATCTACCAGTGGGCCTACGACCAGTACTTCGCCCGCTGCTCCCGCCACTACTACGTGGTCATGGGCGGCGAGTCCGGCGCCCAGATGCAGCCAGGCATCGCCGACTTCGGCATCCAGCAGCGCGCCTTCTTCTCCGACCTCTCCGCCAACCCCAAGCACGTCGAAGAGATCGCCCTCCTGAAGAAGATCCTGTCGCAGCAGAAACCCGCCAGCGTCGTGCTCGGCTGGCACTCCTACGCCAAGGACACCGAGGGCCAGCACACCACGCTCGTCGGCAACTACGGCCTGATCATGGAGGGCCTGCACAACCTCCCCAACGTCTCCTTCACCTCCCAGATCCCGCTCACGCCGGACTTCAAGTTCACCAACAACCACCACGTGAAACCCGACGAGAAACTCGTCGCAGAGAACAAGGTGTACGTCTGCGCCGTCTCCACCGACTCCATCGGCATCGGCACTTGGACGAAGCCCGGCCGCGGCAAGGTGCCCTACACTTGGCAGGTGATGATGAACTGGACGTGGATGAACCCGCCCGCGCTCCAGTTCTTCTACGAGGACAAGTCCCCCAACGACTACTTCATCGGCGGCCTCTCCGGCCCGGGCTACATGTACCCCAAGGCCATCCCGGCCGACAAATTCCCCGCACTCATGCAGTTCGGCGCGAAGCTCATGCAGCAGCTTGATCTGCGCGTTCTCGAAATCATGGACTACTCCGAGGGCAACCGGCACATCGGCAACACCGACCTGCCCAAGGAAGTCGTCGATCGCTATTACGAGCAGTACCCCAACGCCATCGGCTTCATCAACGGCTACGGCACCGCCCGCACCTTCGACCTGCGCCACGGCGTCCCGTTCATCAGCTACGACTACTACCTCGCCGTCGACCGCTCCATCGAGGAGGCCACCGCCGACATCGAGGAACTCATCCAGCTCAACGACCAGCGCCCGTACTTCCTCCTGATGCACGTGCGCGAATCGAACACCATCGAGAAGGTCGCCAACATCTTCAGCCGCCTCAGCGAGCGCGTCGAAGTCGTGCCCATGGACGTATTTCTCAAACTCGCCGCCAGCCGGAAGACCTACGAGACCAACTTCCAGAAGCCCAACGACCCGATCTCCCGGAATCCATAG
- a CDS encoding LacI family DNA-binding transcriptional regulator, translating into MLLTELARKARVSPATVSRAINQPHRVAPESLARIRAVMKEHNYVPAPVNRRPGPKSRKPEQRRIGVWFVGGRATNPNLSWFEHQLMQIQSQEESDRTDVRLLFSNTANELPRNLGQERVEGLIIQGMEPAPECLAKLRETPHVWFMTRRSASYPGDYVEPNNEENGELAAEYLHQRGHKSVAVVAVDPEYSAIVTRNQAFTRRATELGLTVHPVLGRSNPGVSYLEIAPLHSESNQLARRLLERTPRATGIYLPADHFCGSFFRALREAGQQPGRDYDAILGNYNEVIYHNLDHSPAAIDINLTTLVRRVIDQVLWRIQNPGAPGRVGIKVSPRLVLPGTVPPAHPF; encoded by the coding sequence ATGCTCCTCACCGAACTCGCCCGCAAAGCCCGTGTGTCCCCCGCCACGGTCTCGCGCGCCATCAACCAGCCGCATCGGGTCGCCCCCGAAAGCCTCGCCCGGATTCGCGCGGTGATGAAGGAGCACAACTACGTCCCCGCTCCGGTGAACCGCCGCCCGGGACCCAAGTCCCGCAAGCCTGAGCAGCGCCGCATCGGCGTGTGGTTCGTCGGCGGCCGCGCGACAAATCCCAACCTCAGCTGGTTCGAACACCAGTTGATGCAGATCCAATCACAGGAGGAGAGCGATCGCACCGACGTCCGCCTGCTGTTCTCCAACACCGCGAACGAACTTCCGCGCAATCTCGGGCAGGAACGCGTCGAAGGCCTGATCATCCAGGGCATGGAGCCCGCGCCGGAGTGCCTCGCGAAACTGCGCGAGACCCCGCACGTCTGGTTCATGACCCGGCGGTCGGCGTCCTACCCCGGCGACTACGTCGAGCCGAACAACGAGGAGAACGGCGAACTCGCGGCAGAATATCTTCATCAACGCGGGCACAAGAGCGTCGCCGTCGTTGCCGTCGATCCGGAGTACAGCGCCATCGTCACCCGCAACCAGGCCTTCACCCGCCGGGCCACGGAGCTGGGCCTGACCGTCCATCCCGTGCTGGGCCGGTCCAACCCGGGCGTCAGCTACCTCGAGATCGCGCCGCTGCACAGCGAGAGCAACCAGCTCGCCCGGCGCCTCCTCGAGCGCACCCCGCGCGCCACGGGCATCTACCTGCCCGCCGATCACTTTTGCGGTTCGTTCTTCCGCGCCCTCCGCGAGGCGGGCCAGCAGCCGGGCCGCGATTACGACGCCATCCTCGGCAACTACAACGAGGTCATCTACCACAACCTCGACCATTCCCCGGCCGCCATCGACATCAACCTCACGACCCTCGTCCGCCGGGTGATCGATCAGGTGCTGTGGCGGATCCAGAATCCGGGCGCCCCCGGCCGCGTGGGCATCAAGGTGTCCCCACGGCTTGTCCTGCCCGGCACCGTCCCCCCCGCCCATCCATTCTGA